In one window of Sphingomonas glaciei DNA:
- a CDS encoding sensor domain-containing phosphodiesterase: MAQSKMRTRSASRTDVLIQHDLLGAFIEADFQELVELGKSYFGVSICAVSIVGERSQCFKGIVGFDAESTPVEIAFCAHTILSDGVMVVLDATQDPRFAANPLVIGVPGIRFYAGAPITTKEGERVGAYCIIDSRPRRSFSSKQRQLLLSLAKLASQRIQRRPEEKPAKVMGSFAEASQLGILTANSAGRITSWNAAATAMFGHEQRVIIGKQLSLIIPERFREAHRQGFQKVARHGGSALAGRAVEVIAQHADGHEFPIELSLAAWHDGYDMCFGAYVQDITARKAREDELQDLAKTDPLTGLMNAKAFRDCLDFHLRSTGKALVLTLDLDGFKGINDSLGHAFGDALLQTLALRLRMIGSEQWRIARLGGDEFALLFRDEPDLFVARDVASEIITEFSRVIPIDGYQLKVGASVGIAFAPDHADNADELLVRADLAMFRAKKEGGRTYRLFDKSMGDELAARKAFRNELKHAGGKRQWELYYQPQYSLEDGRLTGVEALLRWRHPTWGIILPSTFMPVLETHVLAYDVGNWVLDEACRQIAAWRKLGIAVPRVSVNLFSAQVHTGSIADRVNAALERNGLKPSDLELEITETIALRHNDKDLAPLFGLMDQGVGIAFDDFGTGFASLTTLQRFPLTRLKIDRSFVADICTNPQSIAVAGGILAIGRALGVDVIAEGIESKAQEVRLVELGCLEGQGYLYGRAVPPSEFELRNGRRLCA, translated from the coding sequence TTGGCACAGTCCAAAATGCGTACTCGGAGCGCATCACGCACGGATGTACTAATCCAACACGATTTGCTTGGCGCCTTTATCGAAGCAGATTTTCAGGAACTGGTAGAGCTTGGAAAGTCGTACTTCGGTGTTTCAATCTGCGCTGTCTCGATCGTCGGAGAGCGATCGCAGTGCTTCAAAGGAATAGTCGGGTTCGACGCGGAAAGTACTCCTGTCGAAATTGCCTTTTGCGCACATACAATCCTGTCGGATGGCGTGATGGTCGTGCTGGACGCAACCCAGGATCCCCGTTTTGCCGCCAATCCCTTGGTAATCGGCGTACCCGGCATCCGCTTCTACGCCGGTGCTCCGATTACCACAAAGGAGGGCGAGAGGGTTGGAGCCTATTGTATTATCGATAGCCGACCGCGTCGTTCATTCAGTTCAAAGCAGCGACAACTGCTCCTTTCCCTTGCGAAGCTTGCCTCTCAGCGCATTCAAAGACGCCCCGAGGAGAAGCCAGCCAAAGTGATGGGCAGCTTCGCGGAAGCGTCACAGCTGGGAATCCTCACTGCGAATTCCGCTGGTAGGATTACCTCATGGAACGCGGCCGCAACGGCCATGTTCGGTCACGAACAGCGTGTCATCATCGGCAAACAGCTTTCGCTGATCATTCCAGAGCGTTTCCGCGAGGCGCACAGACAGGGCTTCCAAAAAGTCGCACGACACGGAGGCTCTGCATTGGCGGGCCGGGCTGTCGAAGTCATTGCTCAACATGCCGATGGGCACGAATTCCCGATCGAACTGTCTCTCGCCGCCTGGCACGACGGTTACGACATGTGCTTTGGAGCGTACGTCCAGGACATTACGGCTCGCAAGGCCCGGGAAGACGAGCTCCAAGACTTAGCGAAGACCGACCCACTGACAGGCTTGATGAACGCTAAGGCGTTTCGCGACTGCCTGGACTTTCACCTTCGCTCGACGGGCAAGGCCCTTGTTCTGACCCTTGACCTAGATGGCTTCAAAGGCATCAACGACTCGCTTGGCCATGCGTTCGGTGACGCTCTCCTGCAAACGCTTGCGTTGAGACTTCGAATGATCGGCTCGGAGCAGTGGCGCATCGCAAGGCTGGGGGGAGATGAGTTCGCGCTACTCTTCCGCGACGAACCCGACCTGTTTGTGGCTAGAGACGTAGCTTCCGAGATCATCACGGAATTCAGCAGAGTGATTCCCATCGATGGATACCAGCTGAAGGTGGGCGCAAGCGTTGGGATCGCGTTTGCGCCGGATCACGCCGACAACGCAGATGAATTGTTGGTCCGAGCCGACCTAGCCATGTTCAGAGCCAAAAAGGAGGGGGGAAGGACGTACCGGCTTTTCGATAAGTCGATGGGCGACGAATTGGCCGCCCGGAAAGCCTTCCGGAACGAACTAAAACACGCCGGCGGCAAGCGGCAATGGGAGCTTTACTACCAACCCCAATATAGCTTGGAAGATGGGCGTCTGACGGGGGTAGAGGCGCTTCTTCGCTGGCGGCACCCTACCTGGGGTATCATCCTTCCATCGACGTTCATGCCCGTTCTTGAAACTCACGTGCTGGCCTACGACGTGGGCAATTGGGTACTCGACGAGGCCTGCCGTCAGATCGCCGCGTGGCGCAAGCTTGGCATCGCCGTTCCACGAGTAAGTGTGAACCTGTTCTCGGCACAGGTTCACACAGGATCGATTGCCGATCGGGTCAACGCAGCGCTCGAGCGCAATGGACTTAAGCCTTCTGATCTGGAGCTGGAGATCACGGAAACGATAGCCCTGCGTCACAATGACAAGGATCTCGCCCCGCTCTTCGGCCTGATGGACCAGGGCGTCGGAATCGCCTTCGATGATTTCGGTACCGGGTTCGCTTCGCTTACGACCCTGCAGAGGTTTCCACTCACACGTCTCAAGATCGATCGCTCTTTCGTTGCCGACATTTGTACCAATCCACAGAGCATCGCTGTGGCTGGTGGAATACTCGCCATCGGCCGTGCACTTGGCGTGGATGTCATTGCCGAAGGTATCGAGAGCAAGGCACAAGAGGTGCGCCTTGTGGAGCTTGGCTGCCTGGAAGGGCAGGGCTATTTGTACGGTAGAGCAGTCCCGCCCAGCGAGTTCGAGCTACGAAATGGCAGGCGCCTATGCGCATGA
- a CDS encoding Crp/Fnr family transcriptional regulator — protein sequence MPNQFIKKLRGFGRLGEDDVGALVRATARPRRLPQKHDLIREGDRPGPVFVMLEGWAYRYKILPNGTRQVLAYLMPGDACDLHIGLLGEMDHSIQTLTDALVTTIGRDEIEKIFDDHPQIANAMYVSQLVDEGTMRAWITSMGRRTSVERVAHLMCELFIRARNIGLETDPVFDLPLSQLLLADSLGMTAVHLNRVLKDLRQENVMTLKRGCLSIIDIGKLTRIAGFDDNYLHRRIRTAA from the coding sequence ATGCCTAATCAGTTTATCAAGAAACTCCGTGGATTCGGGAGGTTAGGCGAAGATGACGTCGGAGCGTTGGTGCGCGCCACCGCTCGGCCCCGCCGACTGCCCCAGAAGCATGACCTCATCCGCGAAGGGGACCGGCCGGGTCCAGTGTTCGTGATGCTCGAAGGCTGGGCCTACCGGTATAAAATACTCCCGAATGGCACGCGTCAGGTTCTCGCCTACCTTATGCCAGGCGACGCCTGCGATCTTCACATTGGTCTGCTCGGCGAGATGGACCACAGCATCCAGACGCTGACGGACGCCCTCGTCACAACAATTGGTCGGGACGAGATCGAAAAGATCTTCGACGACCACCCGCAGATCGCCAACGCGATGTACGTTTCGCAACTGGTCGACGAAGGCACCATGCGAGCATGGATCACGAGCATGGGCCGCCGCACCAGCGTCGAACGAGTCGCCCACCTCATGTGTGAGTTGTTCATCCGAGCCCGCAATATCGGTCTGGAGACGGATCCGGTATTCGACCTGCCGCTCTCACAGCTCCTTCTTGCGGATTCGCTGGGGATGACGGCGGTACACCTGAATCGAGTGCTGAAAGATCTCCGTCAAGAAAATGTGATGACCTTGAAACGCGGCTGCCTGTCGATCATCGATATCGGCAAGTTGACCCGCATCGCTGGGTTCGACGACAATTACCTGCATCGGCGGATTCGCACTGCTGCCTGA
- a CDS encoding TonB-dependent receptor plug domain-containing protein produces the protein MTPPESVEELAKLSIEELAQVEVTSVSKRAEPLASAPAALFVITQEEIRRSSATSLPEVLRNAPNLDVQRINARQYAISARGFNGYETANKLLAHIDGRSIYSTLAAQVFWELHNPILDDLQQIEVVSGPGGTLYGPNAVNGVINITSKSALDTIGGLARGHIGATDRNAGLRYGVALGNDGAGRIYANYFRRNGLPGGPAIDADDDYSGIQAGFRADFDAGRDRFTVQGDFFDTDTDLVKGDGEKGRNVLLRWGRTLSAESGFHVQAYYDQFQRDYLLVRDRLETFDVEAQFNAKVRNHTIIAGAGVRTTKDLFLNNLNPFRLTPNSERLWIVNGFLQDTWAIGPTLDLIAGVKLERSSFSGIEVLPNARIAWRPSKADFWWASISRAVRAPTRIDRDLNFLPLLATADDFKPEKLWAVEAGYRGQPTTRTQVSISLFFNHYDDLRTTELTAGALPIRLSNGLKGNSWGIEAWATHQLLPSWRLQFGIATLRKEFKFKENRVDLAKGESLGNDPQYRLMARSQIDLSPNVELDFGTRFVDGLKRPAVKGYVDADARLGWRITDQVELFVAGANLLHESRAESAYKNGGQLVERSVVAGTRVRF, from the coding sequence GTGACTCCGCCTGAATCGGTGGAAGAACTCGCAAAGCTCAGCATCGAGGAATTGGCGCAAGTCGAGGTGACATCTGTCTCGAAGCGTGCCGAGCCGTTGGCGTCCGCCCCTGCAGCGCTCTTCGTCATCACGCAGGAGGAAATCCGCCGCTCCTCCGCTACGTCGCTGCCCGAAGTGCTGCGCAATGCACCCAACCTCGACGTTCAGCGCATCAACGCACGCCAGTACGCTATCAGTGCGCGCGGTTTCAACGGGTACGAAACCGCCAACAAGCTGCTTGCCCACATCGACGGTCGAAGCATCTATTCGACGCTCGCGGCCCAGGTATTCTGGGAGCTGCACAACCCGATCCTTGACGATCTGCAGCAGATCGAGGTCGTTAGCGGGCCTGGCGGAACCTTGTACGGTCCCAATGCCGTCAACGGCGTCATCAACATCACATCGAAAAGCGCACTCGACACGATTGGCGGTCTTGCCAGAGGACATATCGGTGCGACCGATCGCAATGCCGGCCTTCGTTATGGTGTGGCGCTCGGCAATGATGGTGCCGGGCGCATTTACGCGAACTACTTCAGGCGGAACGGGCTTCCAGGCGGCCCTGCTATCGATGCTGACGATGATTACAGCGGCATTCAAGCTGGCTTTCGTGCTGACTTCGATGCCGGTCGGGATCGCTTCACAGTCCAAGGAGATTTCTTCGACACCGACACAGACCTAGTAAAGGGTGACGGCGAGAAGGGCCGAAATGTTCTGCTGCGCTGGGGGCGGACACTCAGTGCCGAGTCCGGCTTTCACGTCCAAGCCTATTACGACCAGTTTCAACGTGACTACCTGCTGGTGCGCGATCGGCTTGAAACATTCGACGTTGAAGCTCAGTTCAATGCCAAAGTCCGCAATCACACGATCATTGCGGGAGCGGGAGTCCGAACGACCAAGGATCTCTTCCTCAACAACCTGAATCCGTTTCGCCTGACACCGAACAGTGAGCGGCTTTGGATCGTGAATGGGTTTCTGCAGGACACCTGGGCAATCGGGCCCACGCTCGATCTGATCGCAGGCGTTAAGCTTGAGCGCTCATCCTTCTCGGGGATTGAAGTACTTCCGAACGCTCGAATTGCGTGGCGACCGAGCAAAGCCGATTTCTGGTGGGCGTCGATCTCGCGCGCCGTTCGCGCTCCAACTCGGATCGACCGCGATCTCAACTTCCTGCCCCTCCTTGCCACTGCGGACGACTTCAAGCCCGAGAAATTGTGGGCGGTGGAGGCCGGCTATCGCGGACAGCCGACAACGCGCACGCAAGTGTCCATCAGTCTGTTCTTCAACCATTATGACGACTTGCGCACCACTGAGTTGACAGCGGGAGCCCTGCCAATCCGTCTTTCCAACGGTCTGAAAGGGAATAGTTGGGGGATCGAAGCGTGGGCAACGCATCAGCTGCTGCCTTCATGGCGCTTGCAATTCGGGATCGCTACGCTCCGCAAAGAATTCAAATTTAAGGAAAATCGAGTCGATCTCGCCAAGGGCGAGTCGCTCGGGAATGATCCGCAATATCGCTTGATGGCACGCTCCCAGATCGACCTATCCCCCAACGTCGAACTGGATTTCGGAACGCGCTTCGTCGATGGTCTGAAGCGGCCGGCGGTCAAAGGCTATGTTGATGCCGATGCTCGGCTTGGTTGGCGCATCACTGACCAGGTCGAGCTGTTCGTGGCCGGCGCAAACCTGCTTCATGAAAGTCGCGCCGAGAGTGCTTACAAAAATGGCGGACAGTTGGTGGAGCGCAGCGTTGTCGCGGGCACGCGCGTGCGATTTTGA
- a CDS encoding MarR family winged helix-turn-helix transcriptional regulator: protein MSVPDPNTHDVPSDEDVSNARELLAAKNFDRRSIGCDRQQMRERRLRTAERILLLRRSRVGIFGEGLFGEASWDILLSLYVAELSQYRMTITAVYNEAGVPQTTALRWLQHLVDLGMVVRRPNVVDRRAVFVELTSTTLEKMDRIIDGVLMQDT, encoded by the coding sequence ATGTCCGTACCGGATCCAAATACCCACGACGTTCCGTCGGACGAAGACGTTTCGAACGCCCGCGAGCTACTTGCGGCCAAAAACTTCGATAGAAGATCTATTGGTTGCGATCGTCAGCAAATGCGAGAACGTAGGCTACGAACCGCTGAGCGCATCCTATTACTTCGCCGTAGCCGGGTCGGAATATTTGGCGAAGGTTTGTTCGGCGAAGCGAGTTGGGACATCTTACTATCCCTTTATGTTGCTGAACTTTCGCAATATAGAATGACGATTACGGCCGTCTACAATGAGGCGGGAGTTCCGCAGACGACCGCGTTGCGCTGGCTCCAGCATCTGGTAGACTTAGGGATGGTAGTTCGGCGACCCAACGTTGTGGATCGACGAGCCGTGTTCGTTGAACTCACTTCAACGACCCTCGAAAAAATGGATCGAATCATTGATGGTGTTCTGATGCAGGATACCTAA
- a CDS encoding ATP-binding protein — translation MSLTSRLADRWKSIPAATSIAAVMLLLAGLVVIYFNEVNYRTAKDRETQVQAEILAASVAAALDFSDASAAQESADALRVNPSVRMAAVYDHEGKLVAGFVRDRASLPPRLEIANSDLERSAQAPVQSAATRIGTVRLEVLAEPLSRKVTRYTMIALLAVLAALVVVVLGVAHNLVQRTNRRLKAANLELIVQMDEREKAEEQLRQAQKMQALGHLTGGIAHDFNNLLTVIQGSADVLQRPDLSEERRVRFAAAISTSAARAANLTSQLLSFARRQPLRPETIDINEHMLETIDLLDRTLGETIEIKAHLCENTCIVDADPAQLEAAILNIGVNARDAMPGGGCLTLKTSKAPEDWGMGNAILISLSDTGTGMDSETLSRVFEPFFTTKGVGHGTGLGLSQVYGFVTQSGGEIRVESEVGQGTTVTLALPCSSHAHSSPRDKVNVEVTPAGSGVVMVVDDNEDVGSFAEILLSELGYRVVRASSGEDALKIFDENIVDCVFSDIVMPGMDGLALASALRLKQKALPIILTTGFSDRITTGDASQYPVVFKPYRIETIASVIEKALGRETCERS, via the coding sequence ATGAGCCTTACCTCTCGATTAGCGGATCGCTGGAAGTCGATCCCGGCGGCAACGTCCATCGCGGCCGTTATGCTGCTGCTCGCGGGCCTTGTCGTGATCTACTTCAACGAGGTGAATTATCGGACGGCGAAGGACCGGGAAACTCAGGTTCAAGCGGAAATTCTTGCAGCAAGTGTCGCAGCCGCGTTGGACTTCTCCGACGCAAGTGCCGCGCAGGAATCGGCTGATGCCTTACGAGTAAATCCCTCGGTGCGGATGGCCGCAGTCTACGATCACGAAGGCAAATTAGTCGCGGGGTTTGTTCGCGACAGGGCCAGTCTTCCCCCGCGTCTGGAAATTGCCAACAGCGATCTAGAGCGGTCAGCGCAGGCGCCGGTACAAAGTGCCGCCACGCGTATCGGCACCGTTCGCCTCGAGGTATTGGCAGAGCCTCTATCTCGCAAGGTGACCCGCTACACCATGATTGCGCTGCTCGCCGTTCTGGCCGCGCTGGTGGTGGTGGTGCTTGGCGTTGCCCACAACCTTGTTCAACGCACCAACCGCCGGCTCAAAGCGGCCAACCTCGAACTCATCGTGCAAATGGACGAGCGCGAGAAGGCAGAGGAGCAACTTCGCCAGGCGCAGAAAATGCAGGCACTCGGCCATCTGACGGGGGGCATTGCTCACGACTTCAACAATCTGCTTACGGTTATTCAGGGCTCTGCCGACGTACTGCAGCGTCCAGACTTGAGTGAAGAGCGGCGAGTTCGCTTCGCGGCCGCCATCTCGACATCCGCGGCGCGCGCCGCCAATCTGACCAGCCAGCTCCTCTCCTTTGCCCGCCGGCAGCCGCTTCGGCCTGAGACGATCGATATCAACGAGCACATGCTTGAAACAATCGATCTGCTCGACCGCACGTTGGGCGAAACCATCGAAATCAAAGCACACCTTTGCGAGAACACGTGCATTGTCGATGCAGATCCGGCGCAGCTCGAGGCGGCCATCCTCAACATCGGCGTCAATGCGCGGGACGCCATGCCGGGGGGAGGCTGCCTTACGCTGAAGACGAGCAAAGCACCCGAAGACTGGGGCATGGGTAACGCCATCCTGATCTCGCTGTCGGATACCGGCACCGGTATGGATAGCGAGACGCTATCGCGGGTCTTTGAACCGTTCTTCACGACCAAGGGCGTGGGCCACGGAACGGGACTGGGTCTCAGCCAAGTCTACGGGTTTGTCACGCAGTCCGGTGGGGAAATCAGGGTCGAAAGCGAGGTCGGTCAGGGAACAACTGTCACCTTGGCTTTGCCTTGCAGCAGCCATGCCCATTCGAGCCCTCGCGACAAGGTGAATGTCGAGGTTACCCCGGCTGGATCGGGAGTCGTGATGGTTGTGGATGACAACGAGGATGTTGGTAGTTTTGCGGAGATCCTGCTCAGTGAACTCGGATATCGAGTGGTGCGCGCGAGCTCGGGTGAGGATGCCCTGAAGATCTTCGACGAGAATATAGTCGACTGCGTTTTCAGTGACATCGTCATGCCTGGGATGGACGGGCTCGCGCTGGCAAGTGCGCTTCGCCTGAAGCAGAAAGCTCTGCCGATCATTCTGACCACCGGGTTCAGCGATCGCATCACGACCGGGGACGCGAGCCAATATCCCGTTGTCTTCAAGCCCTATCGCATCGAAACCATTGCATCGGTCATTGAGAAAGCCCTTGGGCGAGAAACATGCGAGCGCAGCTGA
- a CDS encoding YfiR family protein yields the protein MVHQLSRWPAIFGLAACVLVATSTQAHAQAIEQSVKAAFLTKFPRYVEWPASARTGTRPIDLCVVGSDPFGRLLNQAARSDPNPIIIHHLVRAEQARSCAIAFLGGTRQQSVGQMVAVLQGAPVLTVTDARHGSSQGMIHFAIHQGKVGFHINDALAARNRLSISSRLLQLALSVRQRGG from the coding sequence ATGGTTCATCAACTTTCCCGATGGCCTGCCATCTTCGGCCTCGCAGCTTGCGTCCTTGTTGCGACCAGCACGCAGGCCCATGCTCAGGCGATTGAGCAATCCGTGAAGGCCGCCTTCCTGACGAAGTTTCCGCGCTATGTGGAGTGGCCCGCATCTGCGCGTACCGGGACGCGACCGATCGATCTGTGCGTTGTCGGCAGCGACCCATTTGGGCGGCTTTTGAATCAAGCAGCACGAAGCGATCCCAACCCGATCATCATTCACCACCTGGTGCGTGCCGAGCAGGCACGATCGTGCGCCATTGCGTTTCTCGGCGGCACTCGCCAGCAATCGGTAGGACAAATGGTCGCAGTGCTTCAGGGTGCACCGGTTCTGACGGTGACGGATGCGCGGCATGGGTCATCCCAGGGTATGATCCATTTCGCCATTCATCAGGGAAAGGTAGGCTTCCACATCAATGATGCGCTTGCCGCGCGGAACCGGCTGTCGATCAGCTCGCGGCTGCTTCAGCTGGCACTGAGCGTAAGGCAGAGAGGCGGATGA
- a CDS encoding sensor domain-containing diguanylate cyclase, whose protein sequence is MPPKLRLSDEPGRIAALNRLCVLDTCREDQFDSITSLVGTVLNAPVAAVSLVDVNRQWFKSINGLAITETPRSLSFCDHTIRGGEPMNIADTRLDARFATNDLVTSEPFIRAYLGAPLTMNDGYNVGALCALDHRPRNFTSEQERILTKFARLVVDELELRHMADHDHLTGALTRRAFLERLGQLRREDDQRSVLAIFDLDHFKAVNDRFGHPVGDEVLSAVAQVCKSRLTRGDVFGRVGGEEFGLLLTEVSLVEAFTRIESMRVAIGRLSFAASEELTMTASFVLLELDEHSPSSAMAIADAALYSAKRSGRNQSVNAADLLVAA, encoded by the coding sequence ATGCCGCCTAAACTGCGCCTTAGTGACGAGCCGGGGCGAATCGCTGCACTCAATCGGCTTTGTGTTCTCGACACCTGCCGGGAAGATCAGTTTGATAGTATCACTTCGTTGGTTGGCACTGTACTGAATGCTCCCGTCGCGGCAGTGTCGCTGGTCGATGTCAATCGGCAGTGGTTCAAGTCTATCAATGGTCTTGCCATTACCGAGACACCCCGTTCCCTATCTTTCTGCGATCATACTATCCGGGGTGGCGAGCCAATGAACATCGCAGACACCCGTCTCGATGCTCGTTTCGCAACAAATGACCTCGTCACCAGCGAACCGTTCATCCGGGCATACCTTGGTGCGCCGTTGACCATGAACGACGGATACAATGTCGGCGCACTTTGTGCTCTCGATCATAGACCAAGGAATTTCACGAGCGAACAGGAAAGGATTCTTACGAAGTTCGCTCGGCTGGTTGTTGATGAGCTCGAACTTCGGCACATGGCGGATCACGATCATTTGACCGGGGCGCTGACCAGGCGGGCATTTCTTGAACGCCTTGGCCAACTCCGCCGTGAAGATGACCAGCGATCCGTCTTGGCAATCTTCGATCTCGATCACTTCAAAGCGGTGAACGACCGCTTTGGACATCCGGTCGGTGATGAGGTGCTCTCAGCCGTTGCCCAGGTGTGCAAGTCTCGCCTGACTCGTGGAGACGTCTTTGGACGGGTTGGTGGCGAGGAATTTGGCCTCTTGTTGACTGAGGTCAGTCTCGTTGAGGCATTCACTCGTATCGAGTCGATGCGGGTAGCCATCGGCCGCCTAAGCTTTGCTGCTTCCGAAGAGTTGACGATGACAGCAAGTTTCGTATTGCTTGAACTTGACGAGCATTCTCCAAGTTCAGCGATGGCGATTGCGGATGCAGCTCTGTATTCAGCAAAACGATCTGGACGCAACCAGAGCGTAAATGCGGCCGACTTGCTGGTCGCCGCCTGA
- a CDS encoding PilZ domain-containing protein has product MQVLSPLPSPPRKQAGHDRRVSSRQKLVMRVGILTLGQQSTFCLIRNISASGALVRLFGRLAPGSAVGFRVGDEDAIGGRIIWAENSLAGVEFDQEICPAILLRVAQKVEMTRRRGAPRLAVELAAVVRTGGRVHRVTMCDLSMQGARLKAKEPIHFGEALYLHVGGLPCLKGFVRWKSDQEFGVVFENPLPMQVIASVFG; this is encoded by the coding sequence ATGCAAGTTCTTTCGCCCCTACCATCACCCCCGCGAAAGCAAGCCGGTCATGACCGACGCGTTTCCTCGAGGCAAAAGCTAGTCATGCGCGTTGGCATACTCACGCTTGGCCAACAATCGACCTTCTGTCTCATTCGCAACATTTCGGCCAGCGGCGCTCTTGTCCGACTATTTGGGCGATTGGCGCCAGGTTCGGCGGTGGGCTTCCGTGTAGGGGATGAGGATGCCATCGGTGGCCGGATCATCTGGGCCGAGAACAGCCTAGCGGGCGTTGAATTCGATCAGGAGATTTGCCCAGCTATTCTGCTCCGAGTGGCGCAGAAGGTAGAGATGACGAGGAGGCGCGGGGCGCCACGCCTCGCTGTTGAGCTGGCGGCAGTTGTGCGCACTGGCGGCCGGGTCCACCGAGTCACAATGTGCGATCTTTCGATGCAGGGTGCGAGACTGAAGGCCAAGGAGCCCATTCATTTCGGGGAAGCGCTCTACCTGCACGTGGGCGGTTTGCCATGCCTGAAGGGCTTTGTGCGCTGGAAAAGCGATCAGGAGTTTGGTGTGGTCTTTGAAAACCCGCTACCGATGCAGGTGATTGCAAGCGTATTTGGGTGA
- a CDS encoding Crp/Fnr family transcriptional regulator has translation MHGPDRTFSTNILLSSLSPRDMGLLQPHLSREKMDRNLALVEPNQPIDDVWFPEDGIVSIIAQMPAFGATEVGIFGRDGFSGTCLLLGSDLSPHGAYVQVAGGTGLRMKADCLLAAVSQSPTLRAALLRYIQTFMTQTAYSAVSNAHQRIEGRLARWLLMCHDRIDGDEIALTHETMAMMISADRSSVTVTLHVLEGAGMLRSRRGRVLITDRYKLEVAAGENYGRPEAEYRKLIGPLGRARRCYTLAAQKAGMANAQASERTTVCTP, from the coding sequence ATGCACGGACCCGACCGAACTTTCTCTACCAATATCCTTTTGAGCTCGCTGTCGCCTAGAGACATGGGTCTGCTGCAGCCGCATCTTTCAAGGGAGAAGATGGACCGGAATCTTGCGCTGGTCGAACCCAACCAGCCGATCGATGATGTATGGTTTCCCGAAGACGGAATTGTCTCAATCATAGCGCAGATGCCCGCATTTGGTGCGACCGAAGTCGGGATCTTTGGTCGTGATGGTTTTAGCGGGACCTGCCTGCTTCTGGGCTCGGACCTATCGCCGCACGGCGCCTATGTGCAGGTTGCCGGTGGCACCGGGCTGAGGATGAAGGCTGACTGTCTTCTTGCTGCGGTTAGCCAAAGCCCCACTCTGCGAGCAGCGCTGCTGCGGTACATCCAAACCTTTATGACACAGACAGCCTACAGCGCCGTTTCGAACGCGCACCAGCGTATCGAAGGGCGTCTCGCACGCTGGCTGCTGATGTGCCACGACCGGATCGACGGAGACGAAATCGCACTCACCCATGAAACCATGGCCATGATGATTTCGGCCGATCGCTCCAGCGTCACGGTCACCCTTCATGTCCTGGAAGGCGCTGGCATGCTAAGGTCGAGGCGTGGCAGGGTCCTCATCACTGACCGCTACAAGCTGGAAGTGGCAGCGGGTGAAAATTATGGCCGGCCCGAAGCGGAATATCGCAAGCTAATTGGTCCTCTTGGACGGGCGCGTCGCTGCTACACATTGGCAGCGCAGAAGGCCGGGATGGCCAACGCGCAGGCCTCGGAGAGAACGACCGTCTGTACTCCGTGA